The region GACAACCGAAATATGCTACTGCATGGATTTGTGAGTGGGGGTGGTCGCTAATTAGCTAACTTAGATCATATGACATCTTCTTCCTAACCGACCAAATCGACAGCCACCAGCACCGCCACCCCCAGGCTAGCCGTGTAGCCACCCCCACGCGCAATCCAGGGCTTTTCACTACAAGAGATCGATTATCCCGGCCCCGGCCTGCCCTCTCTCAGTAACCTGTCACTGTCAATGCAAAAAATCGAGTGGTGGATGTGATCAGCCATGCCAGGGATGTGCGTGCTTCCAATCCAGTCCTTTCTGGGTTATATAAATAGGGCTCCAATCAAGCTTCCCTAGCTACCAACCTCATTCTTACTCACAACTACTGCAATTGCAATTGAGCACCTCACAAAAACTACCTTCTGGTGGTCCTCTGGTGTTACAACCAACCAACCAAGCTACCTCGTTTCTCAGCTGCTTAatcgcctcttcttcttcttcatcttctcctcGGTTGGGTGAGTCCTCACCCTATGATTAATATGGTTCTATTTGTATATACTCCTATGTACTTTGCATCTCAATTATTTTGTTTGGTTGAGGGCATCTAGAGAGTTATGTACAGGCTAGAGCTAGTCATGAGCCCGGCTACTTTTAGTACAGTGTGGTGTGGTACCACCACTAGCTAGTAAGTACTACTTTCATGTATAGCTAGCATATGCTACtataccggaagagaaggggacaaTATGCACTTGTATGCTAAAGTGACCACCATATTCCTGCTGTTACTCCTCATAGACTCATACTAGTACGTACTCTGTTGAGTTTGAATTGAGGTTGAAATTCCTCTCTGCAACCATAATCCTGCTCGATCGATCCATGTACGTCCGAAACCATATTCCTCTGCTGGTGCTCATATTACAGGAGAGCCTGAAGTGGGGACAATATGCACTTTGCATGCTAAAGTGACCACCATATTCCTGCTGGTACTCCTCATAACACTCATACTGGTACGTACTATGTTGAGCTTGAATTGAGGTTGAAATTCGTCTCTGCGTCCTGGTACTCCTGCTCGATGGATCGATGTACCTCCGAAACCATATTCCTCTTCTGGTACTCATAGCACATCGATGCAGTTGAGCTGAGCCTAAAATTCATCTCTGCGAGACCCGTACGTACGTAGATACCTGTAGTTCAGTCGTCTAGTCCACCACAAAATTGACCAGAGACACAAATTTGTCTCTAACCGTAGTGTAGGTACGTGTCCAGTACCAGTAGGCCGGCGCAGGCAAATGATTGAAaatacaacacacacacacacacacggagggagagagagagagagagagagagagagagagagagagagagagagagagagagagagagagagagagtaatcctGAAGTGCACTCAAAGAAACATGATGGCCTTTGCATTCATGCCCCTAAAAGCTTCACTCTCACAGCTATATGCAGGTCCTTTTCATTCCTCTTTTCTCTTCCATCTTCTTCCTTTCCCACTTTACATTACAAGCTAGACAATTCCATGGCATCAAGTGGTTGCAATCAGCCTGGATTACAATTGTACTTTGTCCTTAGAAAATAGATCCAGGACATGATTACAGTAGATAGATAGACAGATTTGGTGTGGGCTATATAGGGTGCTAGAGTTTGATTATACAGTATAAATAGCAGCTCATGTGAGCGTGCGCATACATGCGTGTGCTCTGCTCTTTGCAGTGTTGCACGAGTGCGCCCACCCAGCAGCCATGATCTTTCTCTAGATCCCTAGCTATCTATAAAGATCCGTTTCACCTTCTTTGATCCACACGCATACAACATATATACACGATCGATCGATCGGTGGACAAGCTGTGGCCTCCACACGTTGCATCTCGTAGCAGTACGTTGAAAAGGTTGTGCGCTTGATTTCAGTTCAGAAGACATCGAGCTTGCTTGCTAAGGTAGATGCTAGCAATGGACCAGCAGCATGAGGAGGAGTCGTGTGTCCCCCCTGGGTTCAGGTTCCACCCCACAGAGGAGGAACTGGTGGGGTACTACCTGGCCAGGAAGGTGGCTGCCCAAAAGATCGACCTCGACATCATCCAGGAGGTTGATCTCTACCGGATTGAGCCATGGGACCTCCAAGGTACTGCCATCTGAATTTTGAACTGAAATCATGACAAGTAGTattttggaactgagggagtacaTACGTAGTGTTCTAGTGAGGTGGTGATTCAAGTTGAATATTAACAATATTGGATGGTGCAGAGaggtgcggcggcggcaggggaggacGGGGAGCGCGTCAGGTGGTGGCGGAGGACGAGCAGTCGTCGGAGTGGTACTTCTTCAGCTTCAAGGACCGCAAGTACCCGAGCGGCACCCGCACCAACCGCGCCACGGCGGCCGGATTCTGGAAGGCCACAGGCCGAGACAAGCCGGTGATGTCGTCTCGGAGCCGTGGCGTGATCGGCATGAGGAAGACGCTCGTCTTCTACAGGGGCCGCGCACCCAACGGCCGTAAGACTGACTGGATCATCCACGAGTACCGCCTCCAGACCAGCCAGGACGCGCCCACCCAGGTCCGCAATTGTTcagttcttcttctttctcttcttcttgaGAATTTGGCGTTGATGGTGATGGCGGTGGACTGCAGGAGGAAGGTTGGGTGGTGTGCCGTGCGTTCCAGAAACCCGTGCCGAACCAGAGGCCGTCCTACATCTTCCCGCAGCCATACGCTGGCGCTCCGGGCGTCGGGGGCTACTACGACGCGCGGCCATGGCTGCACGGCCAAGCCGGCGACCTCCATTACCTGCAGAGCGCCGCAGGCGCTGCGGGAGCCAGCGCACTGGGGTTCCCCGGCCAGGGCGCCCAGTATTGCTCCGACGAACTGCTGGAGTCCAAGCAGAGTCTCTTCGGCAACATCCCGCTGCTCATCGAGAGC is a window of Triticum dicoccoides isolate Atlit2015 ecotype Zavitan chromosome 2B, WEW_v2.0, whole genome shotgun sequence DNA encoding:
- the LOC119366598 gene encoding NAC domain-containing protein 30-like, giving the protein MLAMDQQHEEESCVPPGFRFHPTEEELVGYYLARKVAAQKIDLDIIQEVDLYRIEPWDLQERCGGGRGGRGARQVVAEDEQSSEWYFFSFKDRKYPSGTRTNRATAAGFWKATGRDKPVMSSRSRGVIGMRKTLVFYRGRAPNGRKTDWIIHEYRLQTSQDAPTQEEGWVVCRAFQKPVPNQRPSYIFPQPYAGAPGVGGYYDARPWLHGQAGDLHYLQSAAGAAGASALGFPGQGAQYCSDELLESKQSLFGNIPLLIESPATTTAVAGCGDAGYNIVQQGQAAAGIDWNFLDSLLSTTQLHEYSATAASQLHLQQ